The DNA window TGGGCTGTTATTGCTACTCAATTTATTAGAAAGGAAAAAAGAGTTCTATCTGTTGCGTTCTATAGGATGGTCACTAGATAAATTGAGATTGTATCTATTAGTTGAGTCCGGTGTGATCGGTATGCTTGGTGGAGCACTTGGGACGATCATTGGATACGCCATACTCACTTATTTCTCTTCTTTATGGCTGCCTGTATGGGTAGCATTTATTTCCATAGTCGTTCCTTTAGCAATGCTTATTTGTTTTACCTGGTTAATATTTGGGTGGGTTAAGCGGTCTAAGTTGGGGAGTGAGTTGTAACAACGAGTGTTCAAGATTGTCAAAGCTTTAAACGATATGAGTAGGTCTTGCACAGAAGGGGGAGGAGTAATGATCAGGTTAAAGGATGTTGTCAAAAGCTATAAGGTTGGAGATAACCAAATCAATGCGTTAAATGGGGTATCCTTGGAATTAGAAGAAGGCTCATATGCTACAATAGTAGGCCCATCTGGTTCAGGCAAGTCAACATTATTTCATATCATTGGAGGATTAGAAGAAATCGACCAAGGCGAGGTGTGGGTGGATGAAGAACCTATTCATCAGCTAAAAGATAAGGAATTGGCTCGTATTAGACGTGAACAGATCGGCTTTGTCTTCCAACAGTTTCAATTGCTACCTACTGCGTCTGCCCTAGAGAATGTGATGATGCCTTTACTTAACTTTACATCCTCTAAAACACTTAGAGATAAAGCGGCTGCCGTTCTAGAAAGAGTGGGGCTAGGTGATCGCTTGGATCATCTCCCTTCACGTTTGTCTGGCGGTGAGCAACAGCGTGTTGCTATAGCTAGAGCATTTATTACTGAGCCCAAAGTGATTCTAGCTGATGAACCAACAGGTAATTTAGATAGTGAAAATGGGATGAAGATTATACAGCTCTTAGAGGACTTTCATCAAAAGGATGGAGGGACTGTAGTCATGATTACACATGATCTTAACCTAGCAGAGCGTGCAGAGCAGAAAATCAGCATCTTGGACGGACAGATTGTTAGTCATGATCGGAGGATTCTAACGTGACTTTTATAAGGCACACCGTTGTTTTTAGCTTTATCCTGACTATGCTGCTATTAGTAGGTTGTAACCCTAAACCTGTTCAAATAGAGGAGACCACTGAGGAACTACCTGAATTTCTGATTGATAACCCTAAAAAGTTAGTTGAAGCAAACCCTACCATTCAAGAGTCTGATCTCCTATTACAGGGCTTAGAGAGGCTAAGTCATTATTATGATAGTGTCTTTGATCAATCAGAACGAGCACAAATATTTAATGTTCCTGAAACAGGATATTCCTCTTATATTGACTACTTAGAAATCATGCTTTCTAAAGGCAAACCTATTCTCCCAATGTATGGAGGCACAGAGGATATTAAACGACAGATAGATGAAGGACATCCTGTTTTAGCTGTATTTCCTTTAAGTGGTGGTATGGAGGCGCAGACTGTTTTTTATGGATACGATGATGACTCTTTGTTCTATTACCACTTACCTAATATGAATGAGAGAAGTGTCTCGATAGAAAGAATGAATTCGTATGAAGAGAAGGAAGTTAAGCTCTTTATGTATGAGGAAGGGTTAACAGAGCTTGATTCAGATTACTACTTCCTTTTATACATAAGAGATATATATTTGAAGGATGACTCAGAGCTATTGGGCCAAGCTATTGAAAGGATTGAGAAAGAGAATTTGTTTGAGCAGGACGATGCTTATATCAGATTCTATGTGTTGTATTACACGTTTTATGATCCACAGCCCGAGTTAGTTGAGCCATATGTTGAGGAAATAAGCTATAGCCCTATTCTGTATGCGGAGATTAACTTTATGCTACCTGTAATAAAAGGCGATGACGAGCAAGCGTTAGAAGCTATGTCAAAGATGAACCTCTCTGTTGCACAGCTTCCCATGTACAGGGATGATACGATCTATCATGTTGGGGTACTTGCCTTAGAGAACGATCGAATGGAATTGGCTCGTACTACGTTACAATTTTTAAACGAAAGAAGCCCTGATTTCCCGGGATTAGCTGAAGCGTTGGCTCGGGTTGAAGAGTAGATATTTTATTTGAGAGCATCGTCATGAAGAATAGAAATTAAATAAGTAAAATGATTTCCATTCGAATTACTTATTACTTTTGACTAATTACTCATAAAATACTATACTAAAAATAACGAATGCGTTATTTTGAATTTCTTTAAGGATTTTTGAGTACAATAACAAAAGAGGGTGCGCTAACACCCTCCACATACAATAGTTGGCCTCTTTGGAGGCTAGGCTCGGTTTTGAGAAAATAGACCCACAACACTTGTTGCCTCAAGGGGGTCTATTTTTTTGCGTTGTTTGCCAATATAGCGACTAACGCTCCGAAAGAGATCATAAGACAGATCGTTTCAAATGTTGTCAGCATAAAAGCATCACCTCCTCCAAAAAGGAGTAAGTGAGCCTAGACCACCCTTGAGAAACCTATTCTATTGTATGATTCAATCATATAACATTTTTCTAAAGTAGACGTTATATATTAATATCTTTATTAAAAATTATCTAGCTTAATTAATTCTTTCTTTCTATTTTTCAATAAGAAATGGGAGCCTCTATAACCTAACGTGGTTAGAGACTCCCATAATCTATATACATTAGATGTTTTGCTTATCTTCTGTGATGTACTTGCCAACTATTGCTCCACCTGGACTACCTAATACTGATGCACCGCTATTATTAACATTTAATTTTGTAGGGCTAGTGATGGTAAATTCTCTTTTAACACTGTTAGTATCAACACCTATTCCTCCTGGACCTGCCAACACTTCGATTGAACCAGAAAAAACTATACAAAATACCAAGCTACTAGTCCACGAGAGTTAAGATCTTCTTTATAAATAGATCCTCTTTTCGATAGAATTTTTAGGGCTTCTTCACTTTCATCTAGTAGTAAATTAAATGTTATGTCCACTTTTAACACTATTAATATCAACAACAGGGCCTGCAGGGTTACCTAAAACTTCTGTTGCACCAGAAAAAATAACAAAAAATACCAAACTAGAAGTCAACATGAGAGTTAGAATTTTCTTCATAGATAAGTCCCCTTTTCGATAGGATTTTTAGGGCTTCTTCACTTTCGCCTAGCTTTTGTAGTTTTAATAAAGGAAGATGAATAAAAAAGTAGTTATCTGCACTAACAAAAGAGTCTACTGATTTATAGAATGTACTCACATCTTCATCTATTAATCCCTTATAATAAAAATAAAATCCTTTATCCCAATCTGTCAAGCTATTTATGTCAATTTCTTCTAAGTAGCCTTGAGCAAGTGAAATATCACCTTTATTAATAAGGTAAAAAATATAATTAGCAAGAGTCTGATGGTCATCAAGAGGTTGTGTGAACTCGAAATCAATTCCATAGAATGAGTTTAAGAAAGAGTGGTTTAGGTTTGCCATTTTTAAATAATTTGAATGGCTAAATGTAATGGCAACATCAATACTTCTTTTAGAATACTCCAAAGCCAATTGGTAATTAGAAAATAAATATGTTTGCGATAAATTTATGTAGGCAGCAGCTTTAACATGCTCAATAAAATCTTGTCCAATAATGGAATAGCAAGATTGTCTTGCTTTTTCAAGGTTATATGAAAATAGATGGACAGCGAAAGAAAGTAACCCTAATCTAACAGAATAAGAAGCCTGAATATAATCACTTCTAATCTCTTCAATTTGTTCATGAGTATCTTGATTGTGAAGGAGGATTGATTTATTCTCTCCGAGATCAAAGTAGATTAAGCCTTTTAAAATAGACTTTAATACCCTCATTTCAACTTCTCTCGGTTTAAATTCTTCGACTTCACTTAATAGCTTAATAGAGGGAAGCTTTGCGTCCTTCCTCATCTTAATAAGACTATACATTCGAGCCCACTCTCTATCAGCGGGATTCGAAGAGTTGGAAAGAAGCTCAATTAGGTAATCAAACTCTGCCCACAATTGGTTGTTAGAGCAATATTCTAAACCATGTCTAGCATTTCTAGATCGTTGGGTTAAAATATACTCTCCCATAATGTTCACTTGGTCGTTAGGGTACAAATACTTTACTATTCTTAACACGGATTCAAATCTCATTTCCCCGTGTCCGTGTAAAAAACGAGAAATGGTTGATTCCGTTGTGTTGGCAACTCGTGATAGTTTGCGCTGATCCATGTTGTCTAGATGATCAAGAGTTTGCAAAATTCTCTCTTGCAGCACACTACCTTCCCCCTTATCACAAAATATTCCAATCTATGATAAGCTTACCCCAAAGGCTAAGTTGAGTCAAATATTTTATAGAAAATTGCAAAATTAATTGTTTTGTAGAATTTTAAAGAAATAGACAACAATATCTATGTCTTAATTTGTAGGGAAGAACATACTAAAGAGCTAAATCAAATCGGAGATGGGCAGAGATATGGAAGTATACTATTATCTAAAGAGCCGGGGATACAAGGGGATATGGCTTCTGGATAGATGAACTTTATGTGCAAATGGAACAGTTAGTGCTTTCTTAGAAGATAGAAGACAATCTTTATGATAGGGAAATTCTTTAGTATAATCATCCTTTATAAAATATTTAGGAGGAGGAGACTCTTTGCAAAAATTAATCGTGGTCTTTATTCCAATTTTACTTTTTATCGCTGGCTGCACTTACCATAGTGATTCTGAACAAAATTTTGACTTGGATAAACAAATGATTAGTTACCATTGGACGGAGAGATTAGAATCCCATGCCACTTTCCTTCAATTGATTAAGGAAAATTTGAAAGATAAACAAGCATTAACTAATCTCTTTACAGGGTATTTCGTTGCAACTCAAAGAGATTCATTCTTTCAAGTATTTCGAAATGACGCCATAGAGTATTTAAAACAGGTGTACAGCGAAGCATTTGTTAATCAACTTTTCGATGTTCATAACAGCGTAAATGATTTATTGAGTGACATCCAACAGGTTTTCCAGGATGATCAAGTAGATTTAGATATTGAGGAGTTAGGTACAAAATTAGATTTAGTAAGTCATTTAATTCTTCATGCTGGTTCTACTGAATATAGGTCGACTAACTCAGATTTAAATTTATATAATGTATTTGCCTTTCCTAATCAAGTTAGTGACAAACATTCCATGACGAGTATAGCTGATCTTATTGAGAATATAAATGATCTTTTAGAAGAAGTGAAAAGTGATTTATTACCCTAAATATTCCAAGTGCGTTTATTGGGCTAATGTTGTTAGTTGTATGTAATGATAGACTTACTTTTTAACAGATTTAAAAATATAATATATAGGCTTGTGTTCTATAGTTTTTTATTTTACCTGGTTATGGTTGCTCACTTTAGACTAGGCGGGATATACATACCACCATTGGAAAATAGAGTTGTAGCTGTACAGACTTATCCGTTCTATTTCATCAATAATTTAGCTCAAATTTACAGCCAAAATGGTTTGGATAGAGCTTTCTTGAACCCTTTCAGATTATCATTTCTTAATATCATGCTGCTTGTTCCTTAGGAGTGTATTTAGCCCTTTTATTTAAATGGAACTCTGTAAAAAAGGCCACTGTTGTTATTTTTTGCTCGAGCTTAACGATTGAATTTGTCCAACTTATTTCGACCAACTTTGGCTGGTTATATGGAAGAGCATTTAACGTAGATGATTTAATATTAAATACTTTAGGGGGAGTTATAGAACTGCGAAAGTTCTAAGTAAATATATAAAAATTCCACAGAAGACCGGTGAAAGCCTACGGTAAAAATTTCTGTTGGTAAATTGAATTCAATTAATACACTTGGCAATGCTTTCTTTCGTCATTGCAAATTATGAAAAAGAGATTTTTTCTCTCTTTTTTTTTGCATTAAAATAGGGCTACATAGGTCGAAAGAATCGTTACTCAATATATTTATTTTAAAAATAATCAATTTCCCGGACAAATTTCGACAATATTCTGTTTTTTGATATGCTAGGATATAACTAGTTTAGTAGAAAAGTTGGATTTCATGCAGGAAATTCTTACTATTTATGACCATATAAACCTATAAGGTTGAAATGTAGGTGAAGTCATGAAGAATCGCTGATTCCGATCAAGAGTACCTGAACTACCTCATCCGGTATGTCCAGACCAGTGCTCTTATGCCCACAAATACATCATGAAGAGTTTTACAGAAGCTAACAAATTACTCACATCTTAACTGATCAAATTCCAGACATACTGATCGTGCATCAGGATTTACTCACTCAGATTGATTCTTTATCTACCTCCACGCTGGTGATTAAGCTACTAGAGCACCATATCCCTTTTGATACAACCGACCTATACTCCGTTTACAGATATCAGCCCTTCACCCTGCTATTTCAAAATATCTCTGACTAAATACAGCATAGAGGAAACTCTGTAAGCTATGATATGGAGCGATTACAAACACGAGTTATTTCTATTTTTTCACCCGTAGGAGGAGTAGGTAAAACAACACTAGCATTAAATTTATGCGTACTTTTATCCAATCAAGACTATCGTACCCTTTATTTAAACCTTGAAGAATTGTGTTCTATGTATCCATTATTTCAACGAGAAGATGCTGATCCATTTTCACGATTGATTTATTCCATTTACGCACACCCTGAACAGCAGATATTTACTTTAGATCAAGCTGTTTGCTATGATGCAAGGTAAAACTCTCTTATTTCCCTCCTCTGTACGCCGGCACCAATTAATATCCTTTATTACAAAATGTGAGCAATCATTAATTAAACTTGATATATTTGGATACAATATGTTAACTAAAATTCAAAAAATAAAAAAATGTAAAATATATGTTTACAAATAATTATAAATATGATAAATTATTTGAAAAACAAACTGAAATTGGTGAAAAAATGAATTCTACTAGAAAAAAAATTTATTTTATTTTACTAGTATTAATAATAATTCTGATGTTTTATATATCTGACAGTTATACTGTAGCTTATGAACATGTGAGATTGTTGAGTATAGATAATGAAAATAATCATATACTTGTTGCTTATATATTGGAGGATGAAGTGTTGCTCGATTTTATTATAAATGTTCCAAAATCGATAGTTTACAGAGGAAACTATTCTACATTTGATGTTAAAGACAAGGATTTGTATGAAATATTGGAAATAAATAAAATGTACATAATAAAGTATGACTATTTTGATTTTCTCTTTTTAAATTTTTTTGGAAAAAAATTGATCATGATAGAGGAAAAACCTTAGAAAGGGGGGAATTTAGTATAATTTGAATTCCTCTACATCAATTTTTTATAAAATTCTAACAAAGAAGGTGAATTTAATGAGAAGATTTCTATATTTATCATTAGTAACAACAATAATAGTTACTGTTTTTCTATCATTTCAAACTGGAATTAGTGCTACTATGGACACTCCAATTAATATAAAGTTAGAGAGTGGTTTAGACATATACATTGATGCCGATGGAAGATTACTTCCTATTGAGGAATTTGATTCAGTAGATGATGAGAGCATGGATGAGTATTTGATTCAGATGGGCTTCCCAAAATGGTATGTAGACAAAATGACAATTGAAGATAAGGAATACCACTTATCATTAGGTGGAAAAGTTGTTTACTTTGGAACAGAAAATTTAACTAGGGAATATCAAGCATTGGACGGTACTATTTACGAAGTTAGTAATAATAACATTGATGAAATTAGGGATATACAGGAAAAAGACTTTAAAATATTGAGCAATCAAGGATTAGAAGTATCACCAAATTTTATTGAAAATCAAGAAATTGAATTAATGTGTGAAACTGAATTTAATAACGGATGTTCAGATGGAAAGTGGATGGCATATACTTATGCAGTAAAATTACAAGATTTTAGCTCCACTCAGTACAGGTATCTCTTTAGGGTGAATTCAGAGTGGTCTGATACTCCAGTTGCTGTATTTTATGATAGTATGGGGATGCATTGGGGAGTAAATGGACAACCAGTTGGTCAAACTGCTTATGGAAAAAGAATGTTAGTCTTTGGGTCAACTTTACATGAGTTTAATCTTAGTGTTGATGAAAGCAGTAATTTTGGATTGAAGACAGGAAATATTTTGTTAGAGTGGGCAGATTATCAAAATGCATATATTGAACAACAAGTTCTTGTTAGTAAATCACTAGATGGGCATCAACTAGCACTTTCAAGTGCATACACGCATCCTTGGACCCCGGGTACACTATCTGTCAGTATTGGGATAGCAGGGATTTCGTTTAGTGGAATTGGGATAGGGGATAGATGGTCTTGGACGGCTAATTTTACAGTAGGAAATTAATATCTTTTTAAATCAAGCGAATATATCCAAACTAGAATTTTACATATGCCTTGATTAAAACGGAGTTAGATCTACCCTTCTACTAAAATGAAAGGGTAGATCATAGCTATTTATATATCATACATTAGTAATACGGTCTAAATACT is part of the Bacillus horti genome and encodes:
- a CDS encoding AAA family ATPase: MERLQTRVISIFSPVGGVGKTTLALNLCVLLSNQDYRTLYLNLEELCSMYPLFQREDADPFSRLIYSIYAHPEQQIFTLDQAVCYDAR
- a CDS encoding ABC transporter ATP-binding protein, whose product is MIRLKDVVKSYKVGDNQINALNGVSLELEEGSYATIVGPSGSGKSTLFHIIGGLEEIDQGEVWVDEEPIHQLKDKELARIRREQIGFVFQQFQLLPTASALENVMMPLLNFTSSKTLRDKAAAVLERVGLGDRLDHLPSRLSGGEQQRVAIARAFITEPKVILADEPTGNLDSENGMKIIQLLEDFHQKDGGTVVMITHDLNLAERAEQKISILDGQIVSHDRRILT
- a CDS encoding VanZ family protein translates to MYLALLFKWNSVKKATVVIFCSSLTIEFVQLISTNFGWLYGRAFNVDDLILNTLGGVIELRKF
- a CDS encoding AimR family lysis-lysogeny pheromone receptor; its protein translation is MDQRKLSRVANTTESTISRFLHGHGEMRFESVLRIVKYLYPNDQVNIMGEYILTQRSRNARHGLEYCSNNQLWAEFDYLIELLSNSSNPADREWARMYSLIKMRKDAKLPSIKLLSEVEEFKPREVEMRVLKSILKGLIYFDLGENKSILLHNQDTHEQIEEIRSDYIQASYSVRLGLLSFAVHLFSYNLEKARQSCYSIIGQDFIEHVKAAAYINLSQTYLFSNYQLALEYSKRSIDVAITFSHSNYLKMANLNHSFLNSFYGIDFEFTQPLDDHQTLANYIFYLINKGDISLAQGYLEEIDINSLTDWDKGFYFYYKGLIDEDVSTFYKSVDSFVSADNYFFIHLPLLKLQKLGESEEALKILSKRGLIYEENSNSHVDF